One stretch of Monomorium pharaonis isolate MP-MQ-018 chromosome 10, ASM1337386v2, whole genome shotgun sequence DNA includes these proteins:
- the LOC105831467 gene encoding histone lysine demethylase PHF8 isoform X3, with amino-acid sequence MEPSATYCFCGGSYDPQQFMIQCDVCKEWYHGGCVDLKEYVTVDLDKYHCPRCETTCGPSIMKVRTNWHRHDYTERDADTKPVQTGTSVFIRELKSRHFSKADEVVKHVKGHQLTFQYLQINGFENPIIIDVKDGLDMTIPPPSFSVCDVETYIDGDRDMDVIDVTRQSNIRMKLKDFVEYYNSPSRTRVLNVISLEFTNTGLSSLVEAPYIARKLDWVNSAWPRDWPEDSDIKRPEVQKYCLMGVKDSFTDFHIDFGGTSVWYHVLRGEKVFYLIKPTPANLQLYQHWMCSSTQSETFFGDQADACYKCVLKQGQTMMIPTGWIHAVLTPVDSLVFGGNFVHSLNIQMQIQVYELERKMKTPAKFQYPGFETINWFAAKKLLKELKELNNEGKKCPPYLLQGVKALLGILKQWNTDKDYNMISRGQIPDTINSQKLLKDLSKEIRHAERYLISLNPPKPERESKRKKRKPLNKDFVDFDYADKIANNAFKSNKATLKEANKATSKETNKSTLKETNKVTLKQKNKMEPALIEQPLARPPLKLTLPKPIMCPVVKPPVTEKPTANSNKRQLTKPGKQSPTVIRFKLGNNEVVRSTNDNINVYGSGIVTGHSFETTKETLSPWNQTSSVYDFHDGSNESDYGLVIDESQKRKRAPRSKRVKRDYDGDVDVLNNAPKNGIEELLKASAYTLGNGTPRVDVTPPTTISQYNQPMPPPTGSDRASPSTREAIAGMLSFSQQSYSTTSSSTKSSKRPVKSQQNDDEDDDQLIENIDKVHQDDDFIYPALDASDDEDYMFFKPKAKSQIDEAWNPKARVGPLLPKTNRPAREGAKKTSVEKGLEAAAAKRAKQSGANKRTYNKKKQKDPVVPTVGTTSSTTVSENVIKSPPGFGSILTSPNRLKDVKAKLAAPVPVERKPKKGMKTAKQRLGKILKLHKMMH; translated from the exons ATGGAGCCGTCGGCTACGTACTGCTTCTGTGGCGGTTCGTACGACCCGCAGCAGTTCATGATACAGTGCGATGTGTGCAAAGAGTGGTACCATGGCGG ATGCGTCGACTTGAAGGAATATGTGACTGTAGATCTTGACAAGTACCACTGTCCGCGATGCGAAACCACGTGTGGACCTTCGATCA TGAAAGTTAGGACAAACTGGCATAGACACGATTATACCGAACGCGATGCAGATACGAAGCCAGTTCAAACTGGAACCTCAGTATTCATACGAGAGCTGAAATCTAGACACTTTTCTAAAGCTGACGAGGTTGTGAAGCATGTGAAAGGCCACCAATTGACTTTTcagtatttacaaattaatggCTTTGAAAATCCTATCATAATCGATGTGAAAGATGGACTTGACATGACTATACCACCTCCGAGCTTTAGTGTCTGTGATGTTGAGACTTACATAG atggTGATCGAGATATGGATGTAATCGATGTTACCAGACAAAGTAACATACGTATGAAATTAAAAGACTTTGTAGAATATTACAATTCTCCTTCTCGAACAAGAGTGCTTAATGTCATAAGTCTTGAATTTACTAACACTGG TCTCTCATCTCTGGTTGAAGCGCCATACATTGCACGCAAACTCGATTGGGTTAATTCAGCATGGCCACGAGATTGGCCTGAGGACAGTGACATAAAACGACCAGAAGTACAAAAGTATTGCCTAATGGGGGTCAAAGACAGTTTCACAGACTTTCATATCGATTTCGGCGGCACGTCCGTCTGGTATCATGTACTACGTGGTGAAAAAGTGTTCTATCTCATCAAGCCAACGCCGGCGAATTTGCAGTTGTATCAGCATTGGATGTGCAGCTCGACACAGAGCGAAACCTTCTTTGGGGATCAAGCCGATGCATGTTATAAATGCGTGCTTAAGCAAGGCCAGACAATGATGATTCCCACAGGCTGGATACATGCAGTGCTCACACCGGTGGATTCTTTGGTTTTCGGTGGAAATTTCGTGCATAGTCTCAACATTCAAATGCAAATACA GGTATATGAGTTAGAGAGAAAGATGAAGACCCCAGCAAAATTTCAGTATCCTGGATTTGAGACGATTAATTGGTTCGCGGCTAAGAAATTGCTGAAAGAATTGAAAGAATTGAATAACGAGGGGAAGAAATGTCCGCCGTATCTTTTACAAGGTGTAAAGGCATTGCTTGGGATCCTCAAACAATGGAATACAGATAAGGAT TATAACATGATCAGTCGCGGTCAAATACCGGACACGATAAATAGTCAGAAATTACTGAAAGATCTTAGTAAAGAGATACGGCATGCGGAACGATACTTAATATCCTTAAATCCGCCGAAGCCAGAGCGCGAGAGTAAACGAAAGAAGAGGAAGCCGTTGAACAAGGATTTCGTAGATTTTGATTATGCCGATAAAATAGCCAATAACGCTTTTAAATCGAACAAAGCCACGTTAAAGGAAGCAAATAAAGCAACGTCAAAGGAAACAAATAAATCAACATTAAAGGAAACGAATAAAGTAACGTTAAAGCAGAAGAATAAAATGGAACCTGCTTTGATCGAACAGCCATTAGCGCGACCGCCGTTGAAGCTTACATTGCCGAAACCGATTATGTGTCCCGTGGTTAAACCGCCTGTGACAGAGAAACCAACCGCCAACAGTAATAAACGACAATTAACCAAGCCGGGAAAACAGAGTCCTACCGTAATTAGATTTAAGCTCGGCAACAATGAGGTTGTCAGAAGTACAAATGACAATATAAACGTTTACGGTAGCGGTATTGTGACCGGTCACTCATTCGAGACGACGAAGGAAACGCTATCGCCATGGAATCAGACGTCGTCCGTGTACGATTTTCACGATGGTAGCAACGAGAGTGACTACGGTCTCGTGATAGATGAATCGCAGAAGCGAAAACGGGCTCCGAGATCGAAGCGAGTCAAACGCGATTACGACGGTGACGTTGACGTGCTGAATAACGCACCGAAGAACGGTATAGAGGAACTGTTAAAGGCGTCAGCTTATACCCTTGGAAATGGTACTCCAAGGGTTGATGTTAC ACCACCAACCACGATTTCACAGTACAATCAGCCTATGCCGCCGCCTACTGG TTCTGACAGGGCGTCACCGTCCACACGGGAGGCGATTGCTGGGATGCTGTCGTTCAGCCAGCAGAGTTACTCTACAACAAGTAGTTCTACGAAATCGTCAAAGAGACCCGTTAAGAGTCAACAAAATGACGATGAAGATGATGATCAGTTGATAGAAAATATCGACAAGGTTCACCAAGATGATGATTTTA TTTATCCAGCTTTAGATGCTTCCGACGACGaagattatatgttttttaagcCTAAAGCAAAGAGTCAAATTGACGAAGCATGGAATCCGAAAGCTAGAGTGGGACCTCTTTTACCAAAGACAAATCGACCGGCACGGGAAGGCGCGAAAAAAACGTCTGTGGAAAAGGGTCTGGAAGCAGCTGCGGCGAAGAGAGCTAAACAATCg GGTGCCAACAAACGAAcgtacaataaaaagaaacaaaaagatCCTGTGGTCCCTACAGTAGGAACCACGTCATCGACTACAGTTTctgaaaatgttataaaatcaCCTCCCGGATTCGGATCCATACTAACAAGTCCTAACAGACTCAAGGATGTTAAAGCTAAACTTGCAGCACCTGTTCCAGTTG aacGAAAACCGAAAAAGGGGATGAAAACGGCGAAGCAGCGTTTAGGGAAGATTCTGAAACTTCATAAAATGATGCACTAG